GCCGTGGCGGCAAAAAAAAGAGGGGTGAAAGTATTTCACCTGAATATCGGCCAACCGGATATTGAGTCGCCGGAAATTTTCTTACAAAAAGTTAAGGAATTTAACCAAAAAACCGTGGCCTATGAAAAATCTGACGGCAGTGAGGCGTTAAAGCTGAGTTTAGTCAAATATTACCAAAAATTAGGGCTGGAGATTAAAGATGAGGATTTAGTCGTCACCAGCGGCGGCAGTGAGGCGTTGCAGTGGTTATTTTTTATTTTATTTGATTCCGGGGATGAGTGTTTGTGCTTTGAGCCGACTTATACCAATTATTTGACTTTTGCGGAGTTAGGCGGAGTGAAATTAAGGCCGGTTTTGACTAGGTTGGAAGATAATTTTCAACTGACAGAGGCAAAAACTTTATTGGATCAGGTTAATGAGAAAACTAAAGCAATAATTATTACTAATCCCTCTAATCCGACCGGTGCGGTTTATCCGCCGAAGATGTTGGAGGAGACTGTGAATTTTTGTTTAAAAAAAGACCTGTTTATTATTACTGACGAAACCTACCGGGAGTTTATTTATGGAGCGGTAAAAACCGTTTCACTTTTATCATTTAAAAAAGCGGAACAATTAGTAGTTTTGGCAGACAGTTTGTCTAAGCGCTATTCGCTGTGCGGTGCCCGCTTAGGAATGCTGGTCAGTAAAAACCGGTCGATAATCGAGATGGCCAATAAAATTGCCCAGGCGAGATTAGCCTCGGCCACGATTGAGCAATATGCGGCGTCATTTCTTGATCAGGTTCCCTCAAGTTATTTTGAAAAAGTTAGACAGGAATATCAGCTGCGACGGGATACGCTGATGCAGGAATTAGCCAAAATTCCCGGAGTGAAATGCTCCCGGCCAGACGGAGCTTTCTATTTGATAGCGGAATTGCCGGTGGTCGATTCCGAGGATTTCTGCAAATTTTTATTGGAGAAATTTGCAGATAAGCAGGAAACGGTGATGTT
Above is a window of Candidatus Beckwithbacteria bacterium DNA encoding:
- a CDS encoding pyridoxal phosphate-dependent aminotransferase; its protein translation is MPEISAKNKQLFFSPIRKLTPYAVAAKKRGVKVFHLNIGQPDIESPEIFLQKVKEFNQKTVAYEKSDGSEALKLSLVKYYQKLGLEIKDEDLVVTSGGSEALQWLFFILFDSGDECLCFEPTYTNYLTFAELGGVKLRPVLTRLEDNFQLTEAKTLLDQVNEKTKAIIITNPSNPTGAVYPPKMLEETVNFCLKKDLFIITDETYREFIYGAVKTVSLLSFKKAEQLVVLADSLSKRYSLCGARLGMLVSKNRSIIEMANKIAQARLASATIEQYAASFLDQVPSSYFEKVRQEYQLRRDTLMQELAKIPGVKCSRPDGAFYLIAELPVVDSEDFCKFLLEKFADKQETVMLAPAADFYVTPGQGKNQVRIAYVLNRTDIKRAVELIGLALKAYKSVVK